From the genome of Nicotiana tabacum cultivar K326 chromosome 2, ASM71507v2, whole genome shotgun sequence:
AGCAATATTGGCTGTCCCATGAGGGGAATTTGTTATACTTTCTAACAGCAACACACAGATATGGCTAACAATAGCTGCAATGCCCCTTTCACTCCATTCTCTTTCAACATCAATTCTTGATGAAAGGACAAGAACAAGTGGACTAGCTTGCACCAACGAAATTGCTAGCCAATTGAAAACCTTCTTGGTATTAGTAGAGCCATCTCCCTCTCTATCAAATGAAATAGTCACATGATATGCTACAATGTTAGTAATAGTCTCAGATAATTGGATGCCAAGAAGAGTATTACTATGATCAAAAGGATCTCCAAAAGCATGTGAAACATAAGACATGCAACACTTCTTAACATGCTTGGACCCGTCGAAGCTAGAATTATCCATCTTGAAGTACAAATGAATAATTTTAGTAGTTTTCTCTTCACCAAATTTCTCCATTGCTACGGTTATCAACCAACCATGTTCTATTTGGTTTACAGTAAAATATATCAGTATTATCAAATTGAGTTCAATGATAACCTGCCCTACAATCACACACTTGTTCAAGAGGATAACATACACTAATGCATGCCCTAAGCCATGATGAAAACTATGATGTGCAACCAACTCTATTATTTTAATGACACCGTAAAATGTGTAAGCAACAAGGTGCACCACGTGAAGCTTCACCTTATAGCCACTCCTTAATTTTAATACTCTTCGCTCCTGTAATATGGCAGCAAACGCGGTTGTTGCAGGTTGCGTTTTACTACTGAAGTTTGTAGCTAGAAGACGAGCATATGTATTGGAATCATCCACACCAATTATGACAAGCCCATTAGAGTCGAGGTTCGTTGTTATTGCAACAGAATGCGAGACTTGGGCCAAGAGATCCAATATGAAGGCCAAGAAATGTGGTTTTGGAAGTGGCCGAGGTGGAACAGTTTATACATCCATTATGCAACTGGACATTTCATTAGACAGCTTGTCACCTTCCAAAGTACCATTGAGGCCAACTGCAACAGAATACAGCGCACTAGGCAAGCAGTGGGGTATATTGAAATGTATATCCAAGCTTTCGAACATAATCGATGGAAGAACAGACTCACCGGGATCAAATGAAAACTCTATTCCGAACTGATCAAGGAAAAATTGATGTAAAGCTATAAGAGGTGTAGCATGATCGAGTGCACTATATGAGTCGAACGTACTTCTCTTTATAAACTGGTCACAAATGCAAGCGGAAAGAGTACAAGGCAACTCCTCCAAGCGTTGAGCAAGCTCAAGTCCTGCTGAGGGTAGACTTTTCTGGAGTGTCCAGCCAATGATTGATTCCAACGATCATCACCTATGAAATGGCAATTACAGACTACAGTTAGAAGCTGTCCAAAAATATCAGTAGTTTCTTTGTCTAACGAATATCCGCGGGCAATGGTTCCATCAAACAGGTCCCCTCCTGCCCAAAGTTCCAGCACAAGGTGCATAGAAAACATGTCCTCAGAAGATGATGGTCCACTATGATATTCAAGGTTGCCACATCGTACTAGTAAACCAATTGCATCACATGAATAGCTGATATTAGAAATTCCTACAACCTGGACAATCTGCCATACTAGCCACCCCAAATGCAGTACTAGGCAACTCAAAACTATCACCCGAAAATCATGTAGTGGTAGTTGCTTGATAATTGACGTAAACTCTTCAACCCAAGATGGATTTTCAGactcaataaaaaaaaaatcagcaaGGACAAAATTCTTAGTATCTAAAACCTCATTAGCCATCGTGAACTTCTTATCATGTTGCAGGACAAACTCATAACCAAGAAAAAGTATCAGCCATGATTCCTCATGTAAAATGTGAGTTAGACCTTCAGATTGAACATATAAAAGTACATATGAATTAGCCTTGAAATCTTGCCCTGTGTCGAACCAATTGTCCACACAACTATAAAATAGAATAGTCCCTATAGTTGATCCAGACACATAGTGGAGAGATGCACAAGCCCTCATTTGACAGCAATAACAAGTATCAAGTATATGACAATCATCCAAATTGACATTAACAGGCACAACAAGTGTTCGACCAATAAAAAACTTAACATCCGGGATCAAGCTAGAAAAGGGATCCAAAATCATAGTTGCAATATGGTTGAGTTGTGCGGCGCTATTTGTAGCAAACACCTAAGCTGCAGTGTTGCTTGAATTTTCCTCCACCTTAGTGTAGCCTCGTTGGTTCTCCTATGATTTTTCATCGTCGGAATCAGAGTTTATCTTCATTGCATCTAAAAGTCCCTCACAGTCTATAGACAAAATCTCAAATTGTTCAATCTCTTGAGGCATAAAATAATATCGTCCAACAAGAAGAACTAATTGAGCTTCATCCTTTGAAAATTGAGAATGCACAACAAGTTCATTACGTTGGGGATTTTTATCAAACACCTCATCTACGACAGTCGCATACTTTTCTCCATCAACTAGACTAGCGTTGAGTTCATAAATTTCGGGAGATGCAGACTCATAGGTCGCCGATCGAACCAATGTAGCACAATTGACGTAGTCAACCCCAGCTTGTGAAGTATCTGTCATTCTCGAATTAATGAAGGTTTGTTTCTGAAAATGCATAAGAAATTTCTCCTTGAAATGGTTCCAATCATTGAATTGGTGGTTGCGAAATAACCAATTGAACCATGCGAGGGCATCGCTTTCTAGATAGAAGGTTGGAAGAGGCAGCTAGTCCTACTTGGCGAAGCCAAGATATGTGAAGTACAACTCGGCCCGAAAAATCCAACTCTCCGGGTTGCCGTCGCCACTGAATCTAGGTAGAAACATCGTCAATTTTGGAGTCCGATGGATGAAAGCACCAATGTAACAACCTGAATTACTCAACACAGATACTAAAGTATTTTATACTATATTGCTCTCAACAACTGGAAGATTACAGGTCTATAATGTGAACAACAACAGTAATTGCAGAACAACTGAACAAATATGATAGataatgagaaagggatgaggaATTAGACATATTCATAAGAGGAGGTGAGAAAGCAAACTTTGCCTAAGTATGGTCACAATACACATGCCATGTATACTGCCTGGATCCCAAATATAATGTGTTATATTCGGGTGTTCAGTCATTGGGCCTTTTCTCCATTTAGCTTCAGGCCCAATACTACCAACTATACTACTAACTGGATCAACTTTGTTGCACACTTGTGGACCATAATCTCATACCGGGTCATGCCGGTTCACAACACCTCCTCAATCCACCTCCAAAACAAAAGAGAGGAAAGGAGATAGAATTAAGTTATTCTTAATTACTAGGATTATGGTGGGATAAATAAAATTCCTATATTCATAAAATCAGTTCGAGCTCAGGATGAAAAAATACCGGTAGAGAACGCTCTATGTGAAGTAGGAAAATATTGTTAGTAGGCGGTCCATGCTTTCTATACATAGAAACAGGGTCCAGGCTATTTTTGGTCAGTACTCTGTCCATGCTATTTAACGTAAGCCATGAGATAAAGTCACCTTCCCAATTTCGAAAGGTTGTCATTTTCTCCATTTGACGGTCTCCCGTCTCCTCATCCCTTCTGCTACTCTAAATTAAGAATCCATTCTAATATTAGCGCATGCGAATTTGACGTCAATTCTATGTGTTTTTCTTTTATATCAAGATTATAATAGCATCATTACCAGTTGACATTGACAAAAGATAAGTAGGACTATATTCACACTAAACGAATATGGTGAAACAATCGCGCCAACTTCAGTCGAACTCAAAAGAGATGCACCTTAACTGATAAAAAATTTCAGTGCTCGGTCAAAGCAACAAAGAATATGCAATTTGATATTAGTAAAAGTTTACCACGCACAAAATGTATATGTCCGATTACACACTGTTTCTTTCCCTGGTTCGACAAAAAATTACTGCATTCATATCTAATCGTAATAAAAATAGAAAGCATAAACGACGCGTAAACAATAAAGAGGCACAAAAGAAtttatttaagttatatatatactaATACTATGTTATTTTTATACAATTAGTACATATTAACCTATTATAGCAGGTCAATTATTATATTTATCCgatgtaaatattttaacttAATTACTGTATGGATGTGTAATTATGTATtcataaaacaaaactaagcataAAATACCAATATGTTGGCGGAAATAGAGAATCTTCCATGCTGGTCCAAAAAAAGCAACTTGACGAAATATCGGATTGTTTGGCCCACAGTCCCTGTTTCCAACTTTCCATGCTATGTTCTCTCTTTACACTCCTTTTACTGGTACACTAATCATTTTCCTAAGCTGTAGACTAATAGACTTTACTACTAAATTTTGAGCAATCTACACTAAATACAAAACCAGTTGAGGGAAATATTAGTTTAGGAACGAAGAAAAGATTATGATGGAGGTATTGGAGGAACTAGGACTTTGAGGACAGAAAGCAAATTAAGTTAAGGACTCTTTACCAACGAGAGATAAATTGAGAAGAGTTAGGATTACTGATGAAACAATGTGAAGTACAGAACTATAGGCTATTGTTACTGTTTTGAGTTACTGTTAGCATACATGTCAAGAGCTAGTTGAAAAATCCTATGACAAATTGGTGTTAAGATCAATTGTCTAAAGTGGAGAAAAAATAGAAGATAAAAACCTAAGTTATCTCATGGCTCTAAAATTCTATTACCCCACTTATCATATGCACATGCATATGCTTATTGTACAAATACAAATTGGCAATTAAACCCCAATTGAATTACAAATTTTCAGAATTCAAATTGCGGTAGATGTAACTAGCCCTATGAGTGAAAAAGAAGAAATCCCTCAAagccccaacaacaacaacaacaacaacaacaatgacccagtgaaatcccactagtggggggtctggagagggtagtgtgtacgcagatcttacccctatcctgagggagtagagaggttgtttccgatagaccatcggctcaagaagATCAGTACCATCAACAGTAGCCATAGAAAAAAATAACAGCATCACAAGTACCAGTAAATAGATGAAAAGCAAAACAATAACCAGTAACCAGTAAATAAGGCCCGGCACTATGAAAAACGGGAGAGTAGTATGAACATAACATTAACCACTAGCAGTCTAGACAAGAACCTATCAGACTAGCCTCACTCCAGTGCGAAGTAGAAATatgctcaactacctcctaaatacaaccttaatgctcgacctcgacaacttcctatcaagggccatgtcttCGGTAATCTGAAGccacgccatgtcctgcctgatcacatctccccaatacttcttaggccgacctctacctctcctcgtatcTACCAaagccagccgctcacacctccttatcagagcatctgggcttctcctctgtacgtgtccgaaccatctgagcctcgcttcccgcatcttgtcctccatggggccacacccaccttctcccgaatatcctCATTCCTAATCCTATCCATCTTAGTGTGCCCGCATATCCACCTCAATATCCTCATTttagctactttcatcttctggatatgtgagttcttaactggccaacgttcagccccatacaacatacaacatggtcggtctaaccaccgctctataaaacttacctttgagtagcGGCAGCACTCAAAGCCCCGTTAACACAAATCAGGTGACTCCCAACATTCAAATTAcgcattttatttcttttcctcttCAATTTCATGTTTCCTAACTGGTacgttattctttttttttccccaAGAATATACCAAATATAAGCAACTTAGGCTTTTAAGGAACTATATATAACAAATAAATCATAGTGAAAATAAATGGGTAACATGGGAatagaaaaactcaaaaacaaaattacTAAAACACCGAATGAACTTTTATTAGTATCGGTAACGACGAAAAGAAGGCTATGTAGTATAAATCTATTATGAGCTTCAAGCTCTAAATTCCAATAAGACAGCATGATATGATAACCCCTCTCCTTCACCACCAAAAGAAGAAATGGAGAAATCGCCAGAGAAAGTTGCAGTGCCTGTTTGCTTGCATTATATCTTAATCACTACTGCTCAGGAGTAGATGTTGGAGTTCTTTTCCCAGGATTGTAAACGCTGAACTCCCCAAAGTCTCTTCTACCACTGGCAAAAATATGTGCCACATCAGTGCCTTTTAACAAAGAAAAAGTAGCTGTCACTAAAGAGATTTCACTTCTCGTTTATCCAAAATCAACGACTAAACCCAAATTACTCCGACAAACTAAAGTAGTATATTTGTATAATCTGTGATATAAACTCCAACCAAGAATGCTGATTTAAGATGCAGCAGACAAAGACATATCACACAACATTGGTGCCTTGCCTTCCATTATAAGGAACGGGAGAAAAAATAGATAAAGAGAATGGAGCTACTCAtcgaaaagaagaagagagataatACTTCATTCTTAGGCCAGATATTTAATCTTCCCCAAAATGACGATATTCACCAGCTTTGTCTGCTGATGCATATAAATGATGGCGCATATTGCGGGGACTGAATTTTTTGCCGTTAGGTGTTCTTTTAATGTATCTCAAAGTGTCATAATAACGCTCTACTGGCATAACATTCATACTCAGAAAAATGttttcaattcttttttttttttggttggcaAAAACAATTCTCAACCAAACACCAAGACAACTAAAAACTACTCTTGAGTAGTTCTTCAAAGTTTCTTATTTTTGcacccaaaaataaaaatgaaaatacttttatttCTCagtgtttggctgaaaaacagttttaaaaacaaagaaatttttggTTGAACTCTTCAATTGAAGCAAAACTTCCCAAACTAACTAGTCAAAATTTAACCTCTCATCTTGTTGGGGTATCTCAAAGCTAAAATGCTTAGgtattactccctccggtccatagTAAGTGAccttttacctttttattttggttcaaaataagtatccttttaatataaaataaattaactttAGTTTTTCCAATTTGCCCTTGCTTACATATCCCAATATGTCAAGTTaacaatatataaattaaaattaagggtaatttagtcaaaatacttattttttttaggatatagtattttcttaaggGGTGTGCCAAAGGCCAAAaggtcacttattatggaccggagggagtagaaTGAAAGGTCAAACAAGATCCTATACGATCAGAATTATGACAATAGCATCTGGCCCAACATTGCATTATCGAAATGCTTTTAAATGAATTACTCACCTGTGCATTACATCCCAGCCAGCAGGTAAGAAGCGTGGATGAACAGCTTCAACAAAAACTTGTCTCCATCTCTGACAAAATTGACTAATTCCCTCCTCCCCATGTTCCTTGAGTAGATGATTAACAACTTGCTTCCCATGTGGTCCATGCCCTAATAGTGAGAGCTTTGAGTCTCGTTTGGATGATACACTAGCATTCATATTATCAACGGAATTAACTGCTCCATTAGATACATTGCAGCTTTCATCAACATCGGAATCCGGAAGAATATCATCATGTTTCACTAGGGATTCTCTTCCGTGTGGGACATCATTGTTCTGAACAGAGAACTCACCATTGACCCCAAAATTCGGATATGAAGAGTGATTACTAACATTATTTTCCTCTACTGTCAAAATGTTCATAGTTTCTTCACCGTTGCTTGAGTTTTCTGAGATTTCCTCAGGCAGAGATGTTCCATTTGCTTGCTTATTATCTAGCTTATCATCTGGTGTGGTACTTCTACTAGAATCTTTGCAAGCTAGCTTTCTCTTTTTCTCAAATCGCCTTCTCTCATTAGGACTCATACCAATTAACAAAGCTCTTTCCAGATCTTTGCCAGAAATTTCCCGTCCACCATAATAATTCCTGATAATCTACAACAAAGACAGTGAAACGTTATTCAATTATAAACAATTTGAACCATGTAACTCAGTGAAAAACTGAAAGGATTACTTAAATTAATGGAGGGTACATAAATGTCAGAAAGCTGATGATTAAGACAACTTGCAACATCAAAGATTAAGGGTAAATTTTTCAGAGTGGTGGTTCAACCTACCCTGTTGTATGGGgcggagtgttggccagtcaagaccATGTGCTAAATATGagagtagcagaaatgaggatgttgaaatGGATGTGTGAGTGTACCTGgagggataagattaggaatgaagttattcgggataaAGTGGGAGTGGTctccgtggaggacaagatgtgggagtcgaggctgagatggttcgggcatgtcaAGAGGAGAAGCATTGACGCTcttgttaggaggtgtgagaggttgaccatggCGGATTTGAGAAAAGGTCGAGGCACTcctaagaagtactggggagaggtgatcaggcaggacatggcgcgacttcagctcactgaggacatgacccttgataagaGGGTGTGTAGGTCGAGGAATAGGGTAGAAGGGTATTAGGTAGTTGAGAATTTCTCCCTTTCTTACCGGTAGTACTAGTAGCACGCATGTACTTTCCTATTTCTCAGATTTATATTACATCAtgttgt
Proteins encoded in this window:
- the LOC107759561 gene encoding uncharacterized protein LOC107759561, which codes for MEKFGEEKTTKIIHLYFKMDNSSFDGSKHVKKCCMSYVSHAFGDPFDHSNTLLGIQLSETITNIVAYHVTISFDREGDGSTNTKKVFNWLAISLVQASPLVLVLSSRIDVEREWSERGIAAIVSHICVLLLESITNSPHGTANIASKIRTMPYESLNDIIRS